A window of the Corythoichthys intestinalis isolate RoL2023-P3 chromosome 6, ASM3026506v1, whole genome shotgun sequence genome harbors these coding sequences:
- the LOC130917728 gene encoding 4-galactosyl-N-acetylglucosaminide 3-alpha-L-fucosyltransferase FUT5-like, which translates to MEFLAGWTHACGKKSKRECNFLIAGVVAVSFLVLVGLSALHLPEPFTIEPGATLPAVTLLVWTYPFGRVKPLPDCMERYGVYGCVLTDDKSAYPYADGVLMQHLAIEAGISKLPPEAGRPPGQKWIWFNYESPTNTHDLWRMEGLFNLTMTYRADSDIFLPYGYLVHKHGHGKPLTKPSRIPRPGFVVWAVSNWEESYARVAFYYELRKYIQIDVFGRAGKKITRGPKNLVNLLRHYYFYLALENSQHTDYITEKLWNAVSAGAVPVVLGPTRKDYERFLPPEAFIHVDDFPSVKELARYLLQLRREPARRMFHLSWRTRFRMHEPALWFEYYCTACKALRKTVGQTHVVHNLTQWFDS; encoded by the coding sequence ATGGAATTTCTCGCTGGTTGGACCCACGCATGCGGAAAGAAGTCCAAACGTGAGTGTAATTTCCTTATAGCGGGCGTAGTAGCAGTCTCTTTCCTTGTCCTCGTGGGACTTTCTGCCCTTCACTTACCAGAGCCTTTCACGATCGAGCCGGGGGCGACCCTTCCTGCGGTGACACTCTTGGTTTGGACTTATCCGTTCGGCAGGGTGAAGCCTCTACCAGATTGTATGGAACGCTACGGTGTCTACGGCTGTGTATTGACGGACGACAAGAGCGCGTACCCATACGCAGACGGAGTGCTCATGCAGCATCTTGCCATCGAAGCAGGAATTTCCAAGTTGCCACCTGAAGCAGGCCGCCCCCCGGGGCAGAAGTGGATATGGTTCAATTACGAGTCTCCCACAAACACACATGACCTGTGGCGTATGGAGGGGCTTTTTAATCTCACCATGACCTATAGAGCTGATTCGGACATCTTCCTCCCCTATGGCTACCTGGTCCACAAGCATGGCCACGGGAAGCCGCTCACAAAACCTTCAAGAATTCCTCGTCCTGGTTTTGTAGTGTGGGCTGTGAGTAACTGGGAAGAGTCATATGCCCGTGTTGCATTCTACTACGAGTTGAGGAAGTACATCCAGATTGACGTGTTTGGCCGAGCCGGTAAAAAAATTACCAGAGGCCCCAAAAACTTGGTGAACCTTTTAAGGCACTACTACTTCTATTTAGCTCTGGAGAACTCTCAGCATACGGATTACATTACAGAGAAGCTTTGGAACGCCGTGTCTGCAGGAGCCGTGCCAGTGGTCCTGGGCCCAACCCGGAAGGACTATGAGCGCTTTCTGCCGCCGGAGGCCTTCATCCACGTGGACGATTTCCCTTCGGTCAAAGAGCTGGCCCGGTACCTGCTGCAGCTCAGGAGGGAGCCGGCTCGGCGGATGTTTCACCTGAGTTGGAGGACACGCTTTCGAATGCACGAGCCGGCCTTATGGTTTGAATACTACTGCACTGCCTGCAAGGCTCTGAGGAAGACTGTGGGACAAACTCATGTGGTTCATAATTTGACGCAATGGTTTGACTCCTGA